A region from the Pelobates fuscus isolate aPelFus1 chromosome 1, aPelFus1.pri, whole genome shotgun sequence genome encodes:
- the LOC134596938 gene encoding protein D7-like: MDSEGLLQCPYDKSHMIRPSRFPYHLVKCRENHPLAGKVLATCPYNARHKVPKKELEMHMESCENKVSLDEIAVVMQASQSSWQSPPCEENWDLDETPKPTTFVLNGFNNVQPYDASEKTKNEPIGRIPGLPYEEFYPVRGRRRRGNAAGKSQCNFK, translated from the exons ATGGATTCAGAAGGTCTCCTCCAGTGTCCTTATGACAAAAGCCACATGATTCGTCCCAGCAGGTTTCCTTATCACCTTGTAAAATGCCGAGAG aatcaTCCTTTGGCTGGGAAAGTGCTTGCAACCTGCCCATATAATGCCCGCCACAAAGTACCAAAAAAAGAACTTGAGATGCATATGGAAAGCTGTGAAAACAAAGTCTCTCTGGATGAAATTGCTG TGGTGATGCAGGCTTCACAATCCTCCTGGCAGAGTCCTCCTTGTGAAGAGAACTGGGATCTGG ATGAGACTCCAAAGCCTACCACCTTTGTCTTAAACGGCTTTAACAACGTTCAGCCTTATGATGCGTCTGAAAAAACAAA GAATGAACCCATTGGGAGGATCCCAGGCCTTCCATATGAAGAATTCTACCCTGTTAGAGGAAG GAGACGCAGAGGAAATGCAGCTGGCAAGTCTCAGTGCAACTTTAAATGA